One Planktothrix serta PCC 8927 DNA segment encodes these proteins:
- a CDS encoding baeRF3 domain-containing protein yields the protein MGLLSVDELKTLVDQSESFCVSLYMPTYRAGTEVQQNPTRFKNLIKQAETLLQEKYDLDTTEARAFLKPAMDLDIDDFWQSQDEGLAIFMAQDFLKYYCLPLKFNEFVGVSDRFHLKPLMPLLTGDGTFYLLALSQQQIRFFEGSRYNINEIELEDVPTNMDDALLYDETAKAGQFRISTSKGGTGNPVPEAGSYHGQGSPDRDKPQERILQFFHLVDQGLHKYLNGKTAPLIIAGVEYLFPIYKEANTYPHLVEDILSVDNLGVVKPAEFHQKVLPLVEPYYTQEKQVAIEYYRNLMGTGKTSTDLQETIAAAYYGRVERLFVAVGVQEWGNFNPEANELQIHPEAQPGDDDLLNLAAVQTLLNGGIVYAVPPDSVPDEARLAAVFRY from the coding sequence ATGGGCCTATTATCAGTTGATGAACTTAAAACCTTAGTTGATCAGTCAGAAAGCTTTTGTGTTTCACTCTATATGCCGACTTATCGAGCCGGAACCGAAGTTCAACAAAATCCAACTCGGTTTAAGAATCTGATCAAACAAGCTGAAACATTACTACAGGAAAAATATGATCTTGATACAACAGAAGCCAGAGCATTTTTAAAACCAGCAATGGATTTAGATATTGATGACTTTTGGCAATCTCAAGATGAAGGTTTAGCGATTTTTATGGCTCAGGATTTCTTAAAATATTACTGCTTACCTTTAAAATTCAATGAATTTGTTGGTGTGAGCGATCGCTTTCATCTTAAACCCTTAATGCCTCTATTAACCGGAGATGGAACCTTCTATTTATTGGCATTAAGTCAACAGCAAATTCGATTTTTTGAAGGCAGTCGTTATAATATTAATGAAATCGAATTAGAAGATGTGCCAACCAATATGGATGATGCACTTCTCTATGATGAAACCGCAAAAGCGGGTCAATTTCGCATTAGTACCTCCAAAGGGGGAACGGGTAATCCTGTTCCTGAAGCCGGAAGTTATCATGGTCAAGGTAGCCCAGATCGGGATAAACCCCAAGAGAGAATTTTACAATTTTTCCATCTCGTTGATCAAGGGTTACATAAATATTTAAACGGCAAAACTGCACCTTTAATTATTGCTGGAGTCGAGTATCTTTTTCCTATCTATAAGGAAGCTAATACTTATCCTCATTTAGTGGAAGATATTCTTTCCGTTGATAATTTAGGCGTGGTCAAACCTGCGGAATTTCATCAAAAAGTGTTACCCCTTGTTGAACCTTATTACACCCAGGAAAAACAAGTAGCGATTGAATATTATCGCAATTTAATGGGAACGGGGAAAACCTCAACGGATTTACAAGAAACCATAGCCGCCGCGTATTACGGACGAGTTGAACGATTATTTGTAGCGGTAGGTGTTCAAGAATGGGGAAATTTTAATCCCGAAGCCAATGAGTTACAAATTCATCCAGAAGCTCAACCTGGGGATGATGATTTGTTAAATTTGGCAGCCGTTCAAACCTTATTAAATGGGGGCATAGTTTATGCAGTTCCCCCAGATTCGGTTCCCGATGAAGCGAGATTAGCCGCAGTATTTCGCTATTAG
- a CDS encoding cupin domain-containing protein, whose translation MTDTTVVKVNSQSSPTGKMGQKYLASGVKLSMRLWEAEQPGEAKPETKRNYETVGYVIQGRAELHLEDQMILLETGSSWVVPSGASHTYKILEPFTAVEATSPPAEVHGRDE comes from the coding sequence ATGACAGATACAACGGTAGTTAAAGTTAATTCTCAATCTTCACCAACCGGAAAGATGGGTCAAAAGTATTTAGCATCGGGGGTTAAACTTTCGATGCGTCTCTGGGAAGCAGAACAACCTGGAGAAGCAAAACCCGAAACAAAACGGAATTATGAAACCGTTGGTTATGTGATTCAAGGACGTGCAGAATTACATTTAGAAGATCAAATGATTCTATTAGAAACAGGAAGTTCTTGGGTAGTTCCTTCCGGGGCGAGTCATACTTACAAAATCCTCGAACCTTTTACCGCCGTCGAAGCGACATCTCCTCCGGCTGAAGTGCATGGAAGAGACGAATAA
- the treS gene encoding maltose alpha-D-glucosyltransferase → MQQNKLSDDPLWFKDAIIYEVPVRAFADSNGDGIGDFIGLTEKLDYLQDLGVTALWILPFFPSPLRDDGYDIADYMNINGIYGNLEDFQTFLDAAHERGIRVIVELVINHTSDQHPWFQRARRAPKGSKERNFYVWSDTLEKYPEVRIIFKDFETSNWAWDSVAKAYYWHRFYSHQPDLNYDNPEVIKAILEVLNFWMEMGVDGMRLDAIPYIFEREGTNCENLPETHQLLKQLRTYLDANYSNRIFLAEANQWPEDAAAYYGEGNECHLNFHFPLMPRLFMALRMEDSFPIIDILNQTPAIPDNCQWALFLRNHDELTLEMVTDEDRDYMYKVYAQDPQARINLGIRRRLAPLLGNDRRQIELMNSLLLSLPGTPVLYYGDEIGMGDNIYIGDRNGVRTPMQWSPDRNAGFSLANPQKLYLPLIFDSEYDYEAINVESQSRNPNSLLSWMKRIITMRKRFQAFGRGTFELLHLENRKVLAFTRTYQGEHLLIVANLSRFVQSVNLDLSAFKGMVPVEIFGRTEFPKISDSSYFMSLSPYGFYWFMLQFDPKVALLPRPQTQLPVFTVQNSWQEILTEPSLKNKLESILPEYLYRCRWFMGKSRILQSLKITEAITIPYKDARAIIILLQTEYTEGFPETYLFPLTYISGNLTELLTIEMPQFILGTIKMEAETGILLEVGQNINFLSLPLEMIINSDRYSGQFGNLVATTTEALKQQDLQQRLDPHLLKGEFDNSFVVYGDCFLFKLFRRVEEGINPELEVRHFLEQKQHLEYTTPLMGGLEYRRHRGESITLGVLQGYIPDAINTWNYTLDSLRDYFDRVILQPSQDLEALFSTHSLFDLYQQPCPEEILLLIGSYLTNAELLGQRTAELHIILSSDADNPDFAPEPFSTFYQRSIYQYSRNLTGQVLLKLKKQLETLPSEIKPIIQHILGDQNYILGRFQSLLNLKITALRTRCHGNYSLMDVLYTGKDFVIIDFEGESYRSLSERRMKRSPLRDVAGMLQSFDFATRFALREEVNNGMIRPENLPLMEQWGQLWSNWVSAAFLNRYLETASIDSFLPQGRQELTVLLDCYLLEKAIQELGYHLDYRPELLDLSLKRLVSVVR, encoded by the coding sequence ATGCAACAGAATAAACTCTCTGATGATCCCTTATGGTTCAAAGATGCCATTATTTATGAAGTTCCGGTACGGGCATTTGCCGATAGTAATGGGGATGGCATTGGAGACTTTATAGGATTAACAGAAAAATTAGATTATTTACAAGATTTAGGAGTGACAGCCTTATGGATTCTTCCGTTTTTTCCCTCCCCTTTGCGAGATGATGGCTATGATATTGCCGACTATATGAATATTAACGGGATTTATGGGAATTTAGAGGATTTTCAAACCTTTTTAGATGCAGCCCATGAGCGCGGAATTCGGGTAATTGTGGAATTAGTAATTAATCATACTTCCGATCAACATCCTTGGTTTCAACGAGCCAGACGAGCACCCAAAGGAAGTAAAGAAAGGAATTTCTATGTCTGGAGTGATACCCTAGAAAAATATCCTGAAGTCCGAATTATTTTTAAAGATTTTGAAACCTCAAACTGGGCTTGGGATAGTGTAGCAAAAGCCTATTATTGGCATCGGTTTTATTCTCATCAACCGGATTTGAATTATGATAATCCTGAAGTGATCAAAGCAATTTTAGAAGTCTTAAACTTCTGGATGGAAATGGGAGTTGATGGAATGCGACTCGATGCCATTCCCTATATTTTTGAACGGGAAGGAACTAATTGTGAAAACCTACCCGAAACCCATCAACTTTTAAAACAATTACGGACTTATTTAGACGCTAATTATAGTAACCGAATTTTCTTAGCAGAAGCCAACCAATGGCCGGAGGATGCGGCGGCTTATTATGGGGAAGGAAATGAATGTCACTTGAATTTTCATTTTCCTTTAATGCCTCGATTATTTATGGCATTACGGATGGAAGATAGTTTCCCCATTATTGATATTTTAAATCAAACTCCGGCAATTCCTGATAACTGTCAATGGGCATTATTTTTAAGAAATCATGATGAATTAACCTTAGAAATGGTAACAGATGAAGATCGAGATTATATGTATAAAGTTTATGCCCAAGATCCCCAAGCTCGAATTAATTTAGGAATTCGACGTCGGCTTGCACCCTTACTGGGAAATGATCGCCGCCAAATTGAATTAATGAATAGTTTATTACTCTCCTTGCCCGGAACTCCCGTGTTATATTATGGGGATGAAATTGGCATGGGAGATAATATTTATATCGGCGATCGCAATGGTGTCAGAACACCGATGCAATGGAGTCCAGATCGCAATGCTGGATTTAGTCTAGCCAACCCTCAAAAACTCTATTTACCCTTAATTTTTGATTCTGAATACGATTATGAAGCGATTAATGTAGAATCCCAAAGTAGAAATCCGAATTCCTTATTATCTTGGATGAAACGGATTATTACGATGCGAAAACGGTTTCAAGCCTTTGGACGAGGAACCTTTGAATTATTGCATCTTGAAAACCGCAAAGTTTTAGCTTTTACCCGCACTTATCAGGGAGAACATCTTTTAATTGTTGCTAATTTATCTCGATTTGTCCAATCAGTTAATTTAGATTTATCCGCCTTTAAAGGCATGGTTCCCGTTGAAATTTTTGGCCGGACAGAATTTCCTAAAATCAGTGATTCTTCCTATTTTATGAGTTTATCTCCTTACGGATTTTACTGGTTTATGCTCCAGTTTGATCCAAAAGTAGCTTTACTTCCTCGACCTCAAACTCAATTACCCGTTTTTACTGTTCAAAATAGCTGGCAAGAAATCTTAACAGAACCCTCTTTAAAAAATAAATTAGAATCTATTTTACCCGAATATCTCTATCGATGTCGCTGGTTTATGGGGAAATCTCGAATTTTACAATCCCTCAAGATTACAGAAGCAATTACCATTCCTTATAAAGACGCAAGAGCAATAATTATTTTATTGCAAACCGAATATACAGAAGGATTTCCTGAAACCTATCTATTTCCTTTAACTTATATTAGCGGAAACTTGACAGAACTGTTGACAATAGAAATGCCCCAATTTATTTTAGGGACGATAAAAATGGAGGCAGAAACCGGAATATTATTAGAAGTGGGACAAAATATTAACTTCTTAAGTTTACCCTTAGAAATGATTATCAATTCTGACCGTTATTCCGGTCAATTTGGTAACTTAGTCGCTACGACAACGGAAGCTTTAAAACAACAGGATTTACAACAACGATTAGACCCCCATTTATTAAAAGGGGAGTTTGATAATTCCTTTGTTGTTTATGGCGATTGCTTTCTATTTAAACTATTCCGTCGGGTCGAAGAAGGCATCAATCCAGAGTTAGAAGTTCGTCACTTTTTAGAACAAAAACAACACTTGGAATATACAACCCCTTTAATGGGGGGATTAGAATATCGTCGCCATCGAGGAGAATCAATCACATTAGGGGTTTTACAAGGCTATATTCCCGATGCAATTAATACTTGGAATTATACCTTAGATAGCTTACGAGATTACTTTGATCGAGTTATCTTACAACCTAGCCAAGACTTAGAAGCTTTGTTTTCAACCCATTCTTTATTTGATCTCTATCAACAACCCTGTCCTGAAGAAATTTTATTACTGATTGGTTCCTATTTAACCAATGCAGAACTTTTAGGACAACGTACCGCCGAATTACATATTATTCTATCGAGTGATGCTGATAACCCTGATTTTGCTCCTGAACCCTTTTCTACATTTTATCAACGATCAATTTATCAATATTCTCGCAATTTAACGGGGCAAGTTTTGCTAAAATTAAAAAAACAACTAGAAACCTTACCCTCAGAAATTAAGCCCATAATTCAACATATTTTAGGCGATCAAAATTACATTTTAGGACGATTTCAAAGTTTATTAAATCTAAAAATTACAGCCCTTAGAACCCGATGTCATGGCAACTATTCCTTAATGGATGTATTGTATACGGGGAAAGATTTTGTTATTATTGATTTTGAAGGAGAATCCTATCGGTCATTAAGTGAACGAAGAATGAAACGTTCTCCGTTACGAGATGTCGCTGGAATGTTACAATCCTTTGATTTTGCCACCCGTTTTGCTCTCCGAGAAGAAGTTAATAATGGCATGATTCGCCCTGAAAATTTACCCCTGATGGAACAGTGGGGGCAATTATGGTCAAATTGGGTGAGCGCCGCTTTTCTCAACCGTTATTTAGAAACAGCGTCCATAGATAGTTTTTTACCCCAAGGAAGACAAGAACTGACGGTTTTATTAGATTGTTATTTATTAGAAAAAGCGATTCAGGAATTAGGCTATCATTTAGATTATCGCCCCGAATTATTAGATCTCTCACTCAAAAGATTAGTGTCCGTTGTCCGCTAG
- a CDS encoding DUF2854 domain-containing protein has product MLRQTSLGALGLVVGGILTVVGFAAYFADNATLNLAGFFYGIPLLLGGLALKAAELKPIPLTQATSSEVLALREQQATETQNQVRQDVTRYRYGQEAHLSDVLERLGLSPNREERPSLQGIRETIIDGSYTLILQFYSPFMPLNTWQQKQDKITQFFGPGLKVEITQPQEEQIDVALIVEV; this is encoded by the coding sequence ATGTTACGTCAAACTTCTCTGGGCGCACTCGGTTTAGTGGTCGGTGGAATCTTAACTGTAGTAGGTTTTGCGGCTTATTTTGCTGATAATGCCACATTGAACTTAGCTGGATTTTTCTATGGTATTCCCCTATTGTTGGGAGGACTCGCCCTGAAAGCAGCAGAATTGAAGCCCATACCCTTGACTCAAGCGACATCCTCTGAGGTTCTGGCCCTCCGAGAGCAACAAGCTACAGAAACTCAAAATCAAGTTCGCCAAGATGTCACCCGTTATCGCTATGGCCAAGAAGCCCATTTATCCGATGTCTTAGAACGTCTAGGACTCAGCCCCAACCGCGAAGAACGTCCCTCCCTCCAAGGTATCCGAGAAACGATTATTGATGGGTCTTATACACTGATTTTACAGTTTTATTCTCCCTTTATGCCTCTGAACACTTGGCAACAAAAACAAGATAAAATCACTCAGTTCTTTGGCCCTGGTCTAAAAGTCGAAATCACTCAACCTCAAGAAGAACAGATTGATGTGGCTTTAATTGTAGAAGTTTAG
- a CDS encoding chlororespiratory reduction protein 7, translating to MPDALMYDEDTFVVLETHQPEQFMTVAELLEKLKSVLSESQDNLPQDLQRFTTLEEQAQHLVNTSCDLNLNPGQYLQWYAVRLEK from the coding sequence ATGCCAGATGCGCTAATGTACGATGAGGATACCTTTGTGGTACTAGAAACTCATCAACCCGAACAGTTTATGACGGTTGCAGAACTCCTCGAAAAGCTCAAATCCGTTTTATCAGAATCTCAAGACAATTTACCCCAGGATTTACAACGCTTTACCACCCTGGAGGAACAAGCTCAACACCTTGTCAATACAAGCTGTGACCTTAACCTTAACCCCGGTCAATATCTGCAATGGTACGCCGTTAGATTGGAAAAATAG
- the sir gene encoding sulfite reductase, ferredoxin dependent, with amino-acid sequence MTLSETPPKVSKPSKVEGLKERSNFLREPLATELLNELNYFSEDAIQILKFHGSYQQDNRDNRVKGQEKDYGMMLRTRSPGGFIPPQLYLTLDSLSDEYGNHTIRATTRQGFQLHGVLKKNIKTVLASIVKNMGSTLGACGDINRNVLAPPAPYKNRSDYQYARTYANNIADLLTPQAGAYYEIWLDGEKVITAEEDPEVKAARLRNTNGTNCTDSPEPIYGTYYLPRKFKCAVTVPGDNSLDIYIQDLGLVVITNAAGELEGFNILVGGGLGRTHNKEETFARIADEIGYVDKEDIYDAVKAIVATQRDYGDRSNRRHARMKYLIHDWGVDQFREKVEEYFGKSFKPFKPLPAWNYQDYLGWHEQGDGKLFLGISIENGRIKDEGNFRLKTVLRQIVEQFQIPMLVTASQNVILYEISPEVQPKIQTLLKEHGIKTETEIDPLERYSMACPAFPTCGLAITESERVIPSLLGRIRVLLDSVGLQQEHFVIRMTGCPNGCARPYMAELGFVGIVPDTYQIWLGGSPNQTRLAQPFVDRLSVHDLETFLTPILVYFKQDRKPGESFGDFCYRVGFDALRQFITSYSTTASMNIETQEAPVFTGGQTLPEISDSDTPLDPSKIRHRVSVRDSIYNQLKAESKRLGKPVVELATQAIEEYLEKLKVL; translated from the coding sequence ATGACTCTATCCGAAACACCTCCCAAAGTTAGTAAACCCTCAAAAGTAGAAGGGCTGAAAGAACGCAGCAATTTCTTGCGGGAACCCCTGGCTACAGAATTGTTGAATGAGTTGAACTACTTCTCAGAGGATGCGATTCAAATTCTCAAGTTTCACGGCTCCTATCAACAGGATAACCGAGATAATCGAGTTAAGGGGCAGGAAAAAGACTATGGAATGATGCTGCGAACCCGCAGTCCTGGGGGGTTTATTCCACCTCAACTGTATTTAACCCTGGATAGCTTATCCGATGAATATGGCAACCATACAATTCGGGCTACCACTCGTCAAGGGTTCCAGTTACACGGAGTTTTAAAGAAAAATATTAAGACGGTTTTGGCTTCTATTGTTAAGAATATGGGGTCAACTTTAGGGGCTTGCGGCGATATTAACCGCAATGTTTTAGCACCTCCGGCTCCTTATAAAAATCGCTCTGATTATCAATATGCCCGGACTTATGCGAATAATATTGCTGATCTGCTCACTCCTCAAGCTGGAGCCTATTATGAAATCTGGTTAGATGGGGAAAAAGTGATTACCGCCGAAGAAGATCCAGAGGTAAAAGCCGCCCGTCTTCGTAATACAAATGGTACGAATTGTACCGACTCCCCAGAACCAATTTATGGCACTTATTATCTGCCCCGCAAGTTCAAATGTGCGGTAACAGTTCCAGGGGATAATTCCCTTGATATCTATATCCAAGATTTGGGTTTAGTGGTGATTACTAATGCGGCGGGAGAGTTAGAAGGGTTTAATATTTTAGTCGGAGGAGGCTTAGGACGGACTCATAATAAAGAAGAAACCTTTGCTCGTATTGCCGATGAAATTGGCTATGTTGATAAAGAGGATATTTATGATGCGGTAAAAGCCATTGTAGCCACTCAACGGGATTATGGCGATCGCAGCAACCGACGTCACGCCAGAATGAAATATTTAATTCATGATTGGGGTGTGGATCAATTTCGGGAAAAAGTCGAAGAATATTTCGGAAAATCCTTTAAACCTTTTAAACCTTTACCTGCTTGGAATTATCAAGATTATTTAGGATGGCATGAACAAGGGGATGGCAAATTATTCCTGGGAATTTCTATTGAAAATGGTCGGATTAAAGATGAGGGAAATTTCCGCCTGAAAACCGTTTTACGCCAAATTGTAGAACAGTTTCAAATCCCGATGTTAGTCACGGCCAGTCAAAATGTGATTCTGTATGAGATTTCCCCAGAAGTTCAGCCCAAAATTCAAACCCTGCTCAAAGAACATGGGATTAAAACCGAAACGGAAATTGACCCCCTAGAACGCTATTCTATGGCGTGTCCGGCGTTCCCGACCTGTGGATTAGCAATTACAGAATCAGAACGGGTCATCCCTAGTCTATTGGGACGGATTCGGGTATTGTTGGACAGTGTAGGTTTGCAACAAGAGCATTTTGTTATTCGGATGACGGGATGCCCTAATGGTTGCGCGAGACCCTACATGGCGGAGTTAGGCTTTGTTGGGATTGTCCCCGATACCTATCAAATTTGGCTAGGTGGCTCTCCTAATCAGACACGATTGGCTCAACCGTTTGTGGATCGGTTATCGGTTCACGATCTCGAAACTTTTCTGACTCCGATCTTAGTTTATTTTAAACAGGATCGGAAACCTGGGGAGAGTTTTGGGGATTTTTGCTATCGTGTCGGCTTTGATGCGCTTCGCCAGTTTATAACCTCTTACTCAACGACGGCCTCAATGAACATTGAAACTCAAGAAGCACCTGTTTTTACAGGTGGCCAGACCTTACCAGAGATTAGCGATTCTGATACCCCCCTAGATCCGAGCAAAATCCGGCATCGGGTTAGTGTTCGGGATTCCATTTATAATCAGTTAAAAGCTGAATCTAAACGTTTGGGGAAACCAGTGGTTGAGTTAGCCACTCAAGCAATTGAAGAATATTTAGAAAAACTGAAAGTCCTGTAG
- a CDS encoding 16S rRNA (uracil(1498)-N(3))-methyltransferase codes for MVQLQRLAIAPEQIQNEHLDLTAEQQHYLGRVLRLKQGDRFIIIQDKGQWWIAELIVNLPAASPQAKLIEIVSIQTELPLEIILIVALPKGDGFEEIVRCCTELGVTQFIPVISARTMLKPSSQKVERWRRIATEATEQSERQIVPTIGDPVSFKSGLLTVQSGYQYICEARGNYQSLMQELISFETGEIPNKMIIATGPEGGWTQEEIEDAIAAEFQPVSLGKRILRAVTAPIVAVSQIVGIIEIGNREQGTGNSKP; via the coding sequence ATGGTTCAACTTCAACGCCTTGCGATCGCTCCTGAACAAATTCAAAACGAACACCTAGATTTAACGGCTGAACAACAGCATTATTTGGGTCGAGTGTTACGGTTGAAACAGGGCGATCGCTTTATTATTATTCAGGATAAGGGTCAATGGTGGATAGCAGAATTAATTGTTAATTTACCTGCGGCTTCTCCCCAAGCTAAATTAATAGAAATTGTCTCCATTCAGACCGAATTACCCCTAGAAATTATATTAATAGTAGCGTTACCCAAAGGGGATGGATTTGAGGAGATTGTGCGCTGTTGTACAGAGTTAGGCGTAACCCAATTTATTCCGGTTATTAGTGCGAGAACAATGTTAAAACCCAGTTCTCAAAAAGTGGAACGGTGGCGAAGAATTGCTACGGAAGCGACGGAACAATCAGAACGTCAAATTGTCCCGACTATTGGTGATCCGGTTTCGTTTAAATCCGGTTTATTGACCGTTCAATCTGGTTATCAATATATTTGTGAAGCTAGGGGAAATTATCAATCTTTAATGCAAGAATTAATATCATTTGAAACTGGAGAAATACCGAATAAAATGATCATCGCAACGGGGCCAGAAGGGGGATGGACGCAGGAAGAAATAGAAGATGCGATCGCCGCAGAATTTCAACCTGTTTCGTTAGGGAAACGAATTTTAAGGGCTGTTACAGCGCCAATTGTAGCCGTTTCTCAAATTGTGGGAATCATAGAAATAGGGAACAGGGAACAGGGAACAGGGAACAGTAAGCCGTGA
- the speA gene encoding biosynthetic arginine decarboxylase — protein sequence MDVNALTPTTQTPQVSTDSPNGKAQKTWTIEDSEKLYRIQGWGDPYFSINAAGHITVSPKANRGGSLDLLKLVESLKSRNIELPLLIRFPDILEDRIERLNACFAKAIARYSYPGVYRGVYPVKCNQERHLLEDLVRFGQPYHFGLEAGSKPELLIALALLKNPDSLLICNGYKDQEYINTALLAQRLGQTAIIVLEQIEEVDLVIAASQQLGIRPIVGVRAKLSTKGMGRWGGSTGDRAKFGLTIPEIMEVVEKLKQAEMLDSLQLLHFHIGSQISSISVLKDALQEASQIYVELAQLGANMKYLDVGGGLGVDYDGSKTNFHASKNYNMQNYANDVVAEVKEACEERKLAVPTLISESGRAIASHQSVLVFDVLGTSDIPMGEPPIIVEKDHLILRNLDDTYQSINEDNYQEAYHDAAQFKGEAISLFGFGYLSLSDRAKAEKLHWACCRKILEIVRNSDYIPDELEDLEKIMASIYYVNLSVFKSAPDTWAIDQLFPILPIHRLDEEPTKRATLADLTCDSDGKIDQFIDLRDVKYVLELHSLEHPTNSAQTPQEKQPYYLGMFLAGAYQEIMGNLHNLFGNTNVVHIKLTPQGYQIESVIKGDTMNEVLGYVQYDTEDLIESIRRQTEQALEQKRISLEESQLLLQNYERSLRRYTYLH from the coding sequence ATGGACGTCAACGCACTTACCCCCACAACACAAACACCCCAGGTTTCGACGGACTCCCCCAACGGAAAAGCTCAAAAAACCTGGACAATAGAAGACAGTGAAAAACTCTATCGCATTCAAGGCTGGGGAGATCCTTATTTTTCCATTAATGCCGCAGGTCATATCACGGTTTCCCCGAAAGCCAACCGAGGAGGATCTTTAGATTTATTAAAATTAGTTGAATCTCTCAAAAGTCGCAATATTGAGTTACCGTTATTAATTCGGTTTCCTGATATTCTCGAAGACCGAATTGAACGCTTAAATGCTTGTTTTGCTAAAGCGATCGCTCGTTATAGTTATCCAGGGGTTTATCGGGGAGTTTATCCGGTTAAATGTAATCAAGAACGGCATTTACTGGAAGATTTAGTCCGGTTTGGTCAACCTTATCATTTTGGTTTAGAGGCGGGTTCAAAGCCAGAATTATTAATTGCTTTAGCCTTATTAAAAAATCCTGATTCGTTGTTAATTTGTAATGGCTATAAAGACCAAGAATATATTAATACCGCCCTTTTAGCCCAACGATTAGGACAAACGGCGATTATTGTTTTAGAACAAATTGAAGAAGTGGATTTAGTCATAGCGGCGAGTCAACAATTAGGCATTCGTCCCATTGTCGGAGTCCGAGCTAAATTGAGTACAAAAGGCATGGGACGTTGGGGCGGATCAACAGGCGATCGCGCTAAATTTGGCTTAACGATTCCTGAAATTATGGAAGTCGTTGAAAAGCTGAAACAAGCCGAAATGTTAGACAGTTTACAACTGTTACATTTTCATATTGGTTCTCAAATTTCTTCGATTAGTGTACTGAAAGATGCCCTGCAAGAAGCGAGTCAAATTTATGTAGAATTAGCTCAATTAGGGGCTAACATGAAATATTTGGATGTGGGGGGAGGTTTAGGTGTTGATTATGATGGCTCTAAAACCAATTTCCACGCCTCTAAAAACTACAATATGCAGAATTATGCGAATGACGTTGTAGCCGAGGTTAAAGAGGCTTGTGAGGAGCGAAAATTAGCGGTTCCAACATTAATTAGTGAAAGTGGACGAGCGATCGCATCCCATCAATCGGTCTTAGTTTTTGATGTTTTAGGAACCAGTGATATCCCGATGGGAGAACCGCCAATTATTGTTGAAAAAGATCATCTAATTTTAAGGAATTTGGATGATACTTATCAATCAATTAATGAAGATAACTATCAAGAAGCATATCACGATGCGGCGCAATTTAAAGGAGAAGCCATTAGTTTATTTGGGTTTGGCTATTTGAGTTTAAGCGATCGCGCCAAAGCTGAAAAACTTCATTGGGCTTGTTGTCGAAAAATCTTAGAAATTGTCAGAAATTCTGATTATATTCCCGATGAATTAGAAGACTTAGAAAAGATCATGGCTTCGATTTATTATGTCAATCTTTCAGTGTTTAAATCCGCCCCAGATACCTGGGCTATTGATCAATTATTCCCCATTCTTCCCATTCATCGCTTAGATGAAGAACCCACAAAACGGGCAACTTTAGCGGATTTAACCTGTGATAGTGATGGCAAAATTGATCAATTTATTGATTTACGCGATGTGAAATATGTTTTAGAATTACATTCTTTAGAACATCCCACAAATTCGGCTCAAACTCCCCAGGAAAAACAACCCTATTATTTGGGAATGTTCTTAGCGGGAGCGTATCAAGAAATTATGGGAAATCTACATAATTTATTTGGTAATACTAACGTTGTTCATATCAAATTAACTCCCCAAGGGTATCAAATTGAATCTGTAATTAAAGGGGATACGATGAACGAAGTATTAGGTTATGTACAGTATGATACGGAGGATTTAATTGAAAGTATTCGTCGCCAAACTGAACAAGCCTTAGAACAAAAACGGATTAGTTTAGAAGAATCTCAACTGCTATTACAAAACTATGAACGCAGTTTGAGACGTTATACCTACCTGCATTAA